The proteins below are encoded in one region of Mya arenaria isolate MELC-2E11 chromosome 15, ASM2691426v1:
- the LOC128219667 gene encoding calcium-activated chloride channel regulator 1-like, giving the protein MYGKINSESLLEDTDTSPKFTILQEAKSRKVFVLDTSGSMNLGTPKRIVRLHETGKYIIENEEEICSDSYLGIVWFSYSASVKKAITKVDSVATRAALVDALPTFSGGGTCIGCGLKLAIDEIIKTFPTSSKHSEIILMSDGEETTNKSTITEQTTRAKDLGILIHTVAISDQSSVRLADVAKITGGKSLFLEIGGNITFLSVLSKALSNSMTGGGCKSEEMRSGTLRNSSVLNFNFTIDGGMGLNTTVVIFPSNPGLHFDFEIRGEEGLLEKSLNISETPIMARLTGKLTKGTYFVVVKTKPDTAINWEYDVKSKSKDNHQVTVTTRFSDDVVYTDVLKGNAPVLNANVVATSGSCFVILRDNGKGKDITAGDGTYTGQFTCPKEGRSETRVTVKANSIIIVTGIVGAATLNPDAFEEIVIEERFERFSLVEDANLSPTTIGDTTSPGKITDLRIEDVETNGNTRHFTIRWTATGDDRYTGQATTYQFRYANDLDSLLNNFGNAQALDIGQHNLYPRDSGEDEAVDISVTAEKEFNETAFLGIRALDEVGNEGAMSNIVSIVIANGFNISFNGRTNHTYIAPPPIIDDDKTIVGLIIGVVIGTAVPVIILIAACVVINLRRHKLNNSHSTRDPRKEETGDNPAFSEGNRAYNHQTQTAYVYKGYRSHGQMVVY; this is encoded by the exons ATGTACGGTAAAA TCAACAGTGAAAGTCTCCTCGAGGACACCGACACTTCACCAAAATTCACCATTTTACAAGAGGCAAAGAGCAGAAAGGTGTTTGTCCTGGATACATCTGGCAGTATGAATTTG GGCACACCAAAGAGGATAGTACGCTTGCATGAGACTGGTAAATACATAATCGAGAATGAAGAGGAGATTTGTTCCGATAGCTACCTTGGAATAGTGTGGTTTAGTTACAGTGCATCCGTCAAGAAAG CTATTACTAAGGTCGACAGTGTAGCCACGAGGGCTGCTCTAGTTGATGCTCTACCAACGTTTTCCGGTGGCGGCACTTGTATCGGATGTGGACTGAAGCTTGCTATAGAT GAAATCATAAAGACCTTTCCCACGTCCTCAAAACATTCTGAGATTATTCTTATGTCTGATGGCGAAGAGACGACGAACAAATCAACAATAACAGAGCAAACAACCAGAGCGAAAGACCTTGGTATTCTCATACACACAGTCGCAATCTCAGACCAGTCTTCTGTACGACTCGCCGACGTTGCGAAAATTACTGGCGGGAAAAGTCTTTTTCTGGAGATTGGAGGAAATATTACGTTTCTTTCTGTCTTATCCAAAGCATTGTCGAACAGTATGACCGGGGGCGGATGTAAATCGGAGGAG ATGAGATCAGGGACGTTAAGGAATAGCAGCGTGttgaattttaatttcactATCGATGGTGGGATGGGTTTAAACACAACAGTTGTCATATTTCCAAGCAACCCTGGCCTACACTTTGACTTTGAAATAAGAGGAGAGGAGGGCTTACTTgagaaaagtttaaatataagtgAGACACCGATTATGGCACGGTTGACTGGAAAATTAACA AAAGggacatattttgttgttgttaaaaccAAGCCTGATACAGCTATAAATTGGGAGTACGATGTGAAATCTAAATCAAAGGATAACCACCAAGTTACCGTAACGACCCGTTTCTCCGACGACGTGGTTTATACGGACGTTTTGAAGGGGAATGCTCCTGTTTTGAATGCAAACGTCGTCGCCACGTCTGGatcatgttttgtaattttacgGGACAATGGAAAAG GTAAAGACATTACAGCAGGCGACGGAACTTATACAGGACAGTTTACATGTCCCAAAGAAGGCCGGAGTGAAACCCGCGTCACTGTGAAGGCAAATTCAATCATTATTGTGACTGGCATTGTCGGAGCCGCAACGTTAAACCCAG ACGCGTTTGAAGAAATCGTTATTGAGGAAAGGTTTGAAAGGTTTTCACTTGTTGAGGATGCAAATTTATCTCCAACAACAATAGGGGATACTACTTCACCGGGAAAGATTACTGATCTCAGAATAGAAGATGTGGAAACGAATGGAAACACCCGACATTTTACAATACGCTGGACAGCAACAGGTGACGACAGATACACTGGCCAAG CAACAACTTATCAATTCCGCTATGCAAACGACTTAGAcagtttgttaaataattttggAAATGCGCAAGCTCTGGACATTGGTCAACATAACCTTTACCCTAGAGACTCAGGCGAAGACGAGGCTGTCGATATTTCTGTAACAGCTGAAAAAGAATTTAACGAGACAGCCTTTTTGGGCATTAGAGCTTTGGATGAGGTTGGAAATGAGGGAGCTATGTCTAATATTGTGTCAATAGTAATAGCAAATG GATTTAACATTTCCTTCAACGGAAGAACAAATCATACGTACATTGCTCCTCCGCCTATCATAGATGATGATAAAACCATCGTGGGTTTAATTATTGGTGTTGTGATCGGAACAGCAGTGCCGGTTATCATCCTCATTGCAGCATGCGTCGTTATAAATCTAAGAAGGCATAAACTAAATAACTCGCACTCCACCCGAGATCCACGAAAGGAAG AAACCGGCGACAATCCGGCATTCTCTGAAGGCAATCGAGCATATAACCATCAAACACAAACAGCATACGTCTACAAGGGATACAGAAGTCATGGTCAAATGGTCGTTTATTAA
- the LOC128219664 gene encoding calcium-activated chloride channel regulator 1-like, with amino-acid sequence MRVLFALAFFIGICYGVTLKDNRYEGIYVAVHDLVTEDQSLIDRIKDIFTAASRLLFRATEHRVYFGEINIVVPRSWTPQRDAQPVQQSERGYFKIEDGQLITPRTFGYDICGQGGTYTYLPLSFVKNTSRTDFGKHENVLVHEWAQLRWGVFPEYGTDEEAKGHFYQAGGKWKPTRCSENVQGRVGFGTNCKASSWCDTNDSTRRIHPGCRFCPDLTQSVAGASIMDNQFVDQLDLFCDDSEGTPAAKRHNRLATNKQNLYCDHKSVWAVMREHSDFTGVHSERLPIHTDTTPVFTVSQETKSRKVFVLDKSGSMELDTPMRIVRLHETGKYIIESEEEICADSYLGIVWFDSSASVKKAITKVDSEATRAVLVDALPTIPDGGTCIGCGLKLAIDEIIKTFPTSSKHSEIILMSDGEEGTNNLTITEQATRAKDLGILIHTVAISNQSSVRLADVSKITGGKSLFLEIGGTITFVSVLSKALSNSITGGGCKSEEMRSGTLKNSSVLNFYFTIDDGLGLNTTVVIFPSNPGLNFDFELRREEGFLEKSLNISETPIMARLTGKLKKGTYFVVVKTKPDTAINWEYDVKSKSKDNHQVTVTTRFSDDVVYTDVLKGNAPVLNANVVATSGKCFVILRDNGIGKDITAGDGTYTGQLTCPKEGRSETRVTVKANSIIIVTGIVGAATLNPDAFEEIVIEESFERFSLVEDANLSPTTIGDTTSPGKITDLRIEDVETNGNTRHFTIRWTATGDDRYTGQATTYQFRYANDLDSLLNNFGNAQALDIGQHNLYPRDSGEDEAVDISVTAEKEFNETAFLGIRALDEVGNEGAMSNIVSIVIANGFNISFNGRTNHTYIAPPPIIDDDKTIVGLIIAVVIGTAVPVIILIAACVVINLRRHKLNNPHSTRDPRKEETGDNPSFSEGNRAYNHQTQTAYVYKGYGCHGQMVVY; translated from the exons ATGCGCGTTTTATTTGCTTTGGCTTTCTTCATAGGGATTTGTTATGGTGTTACATTAAAAGACAATAGATATGAAGGGATATACGTCGCTGTTCATGATCTTGTGACCGAAGATCAAAGCTTAATCGACAGAATAAAG GATATCTTTACTGCCGCATCACGATTGCTGTTTAGGGCTACCGAACACCGCGTGTATTTTGGTGAAATCAACATCGTCGTTCCAAGATCCTGGACACCACAGAGAGACGCCCAGCCAGTCCAACAGTCCGAGCGCGGATACTTCAAG ATAGAAGACGGACAACTGATAACCCCGAGGACATTTGGCTATGATATTTGTGGACAAGGAGGAACGTACACTTATCTCCCCTTGTCATTCGTCAAGAACACATCCAGGACTGATTTTGGAAAACACG AGAACGTTCTCGTTCACGAATGGGCACAGCTACGGTGGGGCGTGTTTCCTGAATACGGTACCGATGAGGAAGCCAAAGGGCATTTCTACCAAGCTGGAGGGAAGTGGAAACCCACACG CTGCAGTGAGAACGTTCAAGGTCGTGTGGGGTTCGGTACTAATTGTAAGGCTAGTTCGTGGTGTGATACAAATGATTCAACACGACGTATCCACCCCGGTTGTCGATTCTGTCCTGATCTTACACAATCGGTAGCAGGGGCGTCCATTATGGACAACCAATTCGTGGACCAA CTGGACCTGTTTTGTGACGACAGCGAAGGTACACCTGCAGCGAAAAGACACAACAGACTTGCAACAAACAAGCAGAACCTGTACTGTGACCACAAGAGCGTGTGGGCTGTCATGAGGGAACATTCTGATTTTACTGGAG TCCACAGTGAACGTCTCCCCATACACACCGACACTACACCAGTATTCACCGTTTCACAAGAAACAAAGAGCAGAAAGGTGTTTGTCCTGGATAAATCTGGCAGTATGGAATTG GACACACCAATGAGGATAGTACGCTTGCATGAAACTGGAAAATACATAATAGAAAGTGAAGAGGAGATTTGTGCCGATAGCTACCTCGGAATCGTGTGGTTTGATTCAAGCGCATCTGTCAAGAAAG CTATTACTAAGGTCGATAGTGAAGCCACGAGGGCTGTTCTAGTTGATGCTCTTCCAACGATTCCCGATGGCGGTACATGTATCGGATGTGGACTGAAGCTTGCTATAGAT GAAATCATAAAAACCTTTCCCACGTCCTCAAAACATTCTGAGATTATTCTTATGTCTGATGGCGAAGAGGGGACgaacaatttaacaataacaGAGCAAGCAACCAGAGCGAAAGATCTTGGTATACTCATACACACAGTCGCTATCTCAAACCAGTCTTCTGTACGACTCGCCGACGTTTCGAAAATTACTGGTGGGAAAAGTCTTTTTCTGGAGATTGGAGGAACTATTACGTTTGTTTCTGTCTTATCCAAAGCATTGTCGAACAGTATAACCGGGGGCGGATGTAAATCAGAGGag ATGAGATCAGGGACGTTAAAGAACAGCAGCGTGttgaatttttatttcactatcGATGATGGGCTGGGTTTAAACACAACAGTTGTCATATTTCCAAGCAACCCTGGCCTAAACTTTGACTTTGAACTAAGAAGAGAGGAGGGCTTTCTTgagaaaagtttaaatataagtgAGACACCGATAATGGCACGGTTGACTGGAAAATTAAAA aaagggacatattttgttgttgttaaaacaaAGCCTGATACAGCTATAAATTGGGAGTACGATGTGAAATCTAAATCAAAGGATAACCATCAAGTTACCGTAACGACTCGTTTCTCCGACGACGTGGTTTATACGGACGTATTGAAGGGGAATGCTCCTGTTTTGAATGCAAACGTCGTCGCCACGTCTGGAAAATGTTTTGTAATCTTACGGGACAATGGAATAG GTAAAGACATTACAGCAGGTGACGGAACTTATACAGGACAGTTAACATGTCCCAAAGAAGGCCGGAGTGAAACCCGCGTCACTGTGAAGGCAAATTCAATCATTATTGTGACTGGCATTGTCGGAGCCGCAACATTAAACCCAG ACGCGTTTGAAGAAATCGTTATTGAGGAAAGTTTTGAAAGGTTTTCACTTGTTGAGGATGCAAATTTGTCTCCAACAACAATAGGGGATACTACTTCCCCGGGAAAGATTACTGATCTCAGAATAGAAGATGTGGAAACGAATGGAAACACCCGACATTTCACAATACGCTGGACAGCAACAGGTGACGACAGATACACTGGCCAAG CAACAACTTATCAATTCCGCTATGCAAACGACTTAGAcagtttgttaaataattttggAAATGCGCAAGCTCTGGACATTGGTCAACATAACCTTTACCCTAGAGACTCAGGCGAAGACGAGGCTGTCGATATTTCTGTAACAGCTGAAAAAGAATTTAATGAGACAGCCTTTTTGGGCATTAGAGCTTTGGATGAGGTTGGAAATGAGGGAGCTATGTCTAATATTGTGTCAATAGTAATAGCAAATG GATTTAACATTTCCTTCAACGGAAGAACAAATCATACGTACATTGCTCCTCCGCCTATCATAGATGATGATAAAACCATCGTGGGTTTAATTATTGCCGTTGTGATCGGAACAGCAGTGCCGGTTATCATCCTCATTGCAGCATGCGTCGTTATAAATCTAAGAAGGCATAAACTAAATAACCCACACTCCACCCGAGATCCACGAAAGGAAG AAACCGGCGACAATCCGTCATTCTCTGAAGGCAATCGAGCATATAACCATCAAACACAAACAGCATACGTCTACAAGGGATACGGATGTCATGGTCAAATGGTCGTTTATTAA
- the LOC128219670 gene encoding calcium-activated chloride channel regulator 2-like, whose amino-acid sequence MRVLLALSFFIGICYGVTLKDNKYEGIYVVVHNLVAEDQDLIDRIKEIFTAASRLLFMATEHRVYFGEINIVVPRSWTPQGDAQPVQQSERGYFKIEDGQLITPRTFGNDVCGQGGTFTYLPLSFVKNTSRTDFGKHENVLVHEWAQLRWGVFPEYGTDEEAKGHFYQAGGKWKSTSENVQGRVQ is encoded by the exons ATGCGCGTTTTGCTAGCTCTGTCTTTCTTTATAGGAATCTGTTATGGTGTCACattaaaagacaataaatatGAAGGGATATACGTTGTTGTTCATAATCTTGTGGCCGAAGATCAAGACTTAATCGACCGAATAAAG GAAATCTTCACTGCCGCATCTCGATTGCTGTTCATGGCTACCGAACACCGCGTGTATTTTGGTGAAATCAACATCGTCGTTCCAAGATCCTGGACACCACAGGGAGACGCCCAGCCAGTCCAACAGTCCGAACGTGGATATTTCAAG ATAGAAGACGGACAACTGATTACCCCGAGGACATTTGGCAATGATGTTTGTGGACAAGGAGGAACGTTCACTTATCTTCCCTTGTCATTCGTCAAAAACACATCCAGGACTGACTTTGGCAAACACG AGAACGTTCTCGTTCACGAGTGGGCACAGCTACGGTGGGGCGTGTTTCCGGAATACGGTACCGATGAGGAAGCCAAAGGTCATTTCTACCAGGCTGGAGGGAAGTGGAAGTCTACAAG TGAAAACGTCCAAGGCAGAGTTCAATGA